GAGTGGCTCGAGCGCGCTCCGGACAACCTCGAGTTGTTGTTCGACACCGCGCACTACTACCCGTACGGCGACGTCGTCGACGGGATTCACCGGTTCGCCGACGACATCGCGTACGTCCACCTCAAGGACATCGATCCGACGGTGGACTTCCAGGACCACGTCGACACCCTGACGGCCGGCAAGGTCCAGTACGACAGTCTCTTCGTGTTCCTTACGTCGTTCGTCGACCTCGGGGAGGGCGTCATCGACTTCGAGGCGGTCGACCAGGCGCTCGACGAAATCGGCTACGACGGGGCCATTACGATCGAGATCGAGAACGAACGCGACGACCGGCTCGTCCACGCGAAGCGAAACGTCGATCACTGGATCGACGCGACGAACGCGTGACGGGGTGACGGCAACTCGAAACGCGGGCCGCCGATTCGGGTAGTCACGTCCGCGTATCCCGTCCGCACGTACCCTTTCCCTTCCGTCTTCCCGTCCGCAGCGATTCCGATTTCGACGCTCGAGCGGCGCTACTCGCTCAGCGGGTCGATTCGACGGCGACGTGCGTCCGCTGCTCGTCGCTTCGAGTGACGGCGTCGACGACGCGCTGGACGGCCAGGCCGTCCGCGAACGTCGGAACGTCGGCGCGCTCGCCGTCGATTGTGCGGAGGAACTCGTAGTTTTCGTGGACGACGGTGTGCTCCCAGCCGATGGCGTGGCCGGCCGGCCACCATCGGTCGCCGTACGGATCGTCCTCGTCGGTGACGAGAACGCGTTCGTACCCGCGCCGGTCGGCGTCGTAGACCTCGAGTTCGTTGAGTCGCTCGAGGTCGAACCGGATCGCCCCCTCGGAGCCGATGATCTCCACGGCGTTGGTCGCCTTGTGGCCCGACGCTACGCTCGACCCCTCGAAGACGCCGATCGCGCCCGAGTCGAACGACGCGGTCGCGAGATAGGCGTCGTCGGTCGTCACCGGTCGCCGCCCGTCGCCGTTCGGATCGGGTCGCTCCTCGACGAACGTGGCGAGCCGACCGCTGATGTCGACGATGTCGTCGACCAGCCAGCGCGCCAGGTCGATCGTGTGCGAGCCGACGTCGCCGACCTGCCCGTACCCCGCGCGGTCGGCGTCGTTGCGCCAGGTCCAGGGATGCTCGGGATCGGCCTGCCAGTCCACGAGGTACCGCCCGCGGAAGTGGCGGATCTCGCCGAGTTCGCCCGACTCGATCAGTTCCTTCGCCAGGCGGAGCGCCGGAACGTACCGGTAGTTGAACGCGCAGGCGGCGACGGCGTCGCTGTCGCGGGCGGCTTCGACCATCTTCTCCGCTTCCGCGAGGGAGCCCGCGAGCGGTTTCTCGCAGAGGACGTGGACGTCGTTCTCGAGGGCGGCGATTGTCGGCTCGGCGTGGAGGTCGTTCGGCCCGAGATTGTAGAGGACGTCCACTTTGTCGACAAGCGCCTCCCAATCGTTTGTCGTGTGCGTGAACCCGAACCGGTCGGCCGCCGCGGCGACGCGCTCCTCGTCGCGCCCGCAGAGGACGTGTCGCTCGGTGTCGGGCGCCTCCGAGAAGAACATCGGCAGCCGGGCCAGCGCGTTCGCGTGCGCCTGGCCCATGAACCCGTAGCCGATGAAGCCGACGCGCAGCGTCATCGGCGGTCACCTCCGGTGGCCGATGCGGTAACGGAAGCGGAGACCGGGGTCGTTGTAACGGCGCTCGGTTTCGGATCGGGACGGTCGCGGTCGGTCCGCCGGTCGTCTGACTGCGCGCTGGTATCGGTGCCGGTGCCGGTCCCGAGGCTGGGCCTGGCGGGTGGAACGAGACGCATACCTGACGGGTCGGCGGCCTCGTGCAAATAGCTACCGGGAGTCGATCGGGGTACGCCGAACGGCGTCGCGGCGGTCGGAAGCGGGGCGCCGCGCTCGGATGCGAGATGTGAAACCGTATCAATTTATTTGTGGGATGCCGCACAACGTACTGCCGAGATGAAGCTCGGAGTCATCGGTGTTGGCGCCATCGCACAGATCATGCACGTGCCGTACCTCGCGGAACTACCCGAGGCAGACATTCACGCGATCGCGGACCCGGGCGAGAACGTAGTCGAAACGTTCGGGGACCGGTACGACGTTCCTCACCGGTACACGGAGAGCGCAGCCCTGATCGAGGAGCGGGCCGACGAACTCGACGGCGTCGTCGTCACGACGCCGATGCACACCCACGCGGAGGTCGCGGTCGCCGCCCTCGACGCGGACCTGCACACGTTCGTCGAGAAGCCGGTCGCGGTGACGCCCGAGGACGCCCAGGCCGTCGTCGACGCGGCCGAGGAGACCGACGCGGTCTGTATGGTCGGGTACATGAAGCGCTTCGATCCCGGCTTCCGTCGGTTCCAGTCCGAAGTGGCCGATCTCTCCGAGATCGACCTCGTCACGAGCGTCGTCATCCCGCCGAACGTCGGCGCCGTGATCGACGAGAACTACGATATCGTCTACGCGGACCTCGACGAGGGATTCATCGCGGAGAGCAACGCGAAGCGTCGACAGCAGGTCGAAGCGGCCATCGGGACCGACGACGAGACGCTCGCACGGGCCTACGAGTACCACCTCGAGAGCATCTGCCACGACGTCAACGCGCTCCGGTCGGTGTTTGGCACGGTCGAGGCGATCGACCACGTCGACGTCTTCAAGGAGTGGAAGTACGTCACCGCACAGCTCCGCTACGAAGGCGATCGGCGGTGTCTGCTGGAATCCGGCGCGACCGACCGGAAGTGGTACGACGAGCGAATCCGGGTCGATGCGCCCGAGGGATCGGCGTCGATCGAGTTCTCGAACGCGTTCATCAGGAACACGCCGTCGGACGTCCGAACCAAGATCGGCACGGACGAGACCACGGAGACGCGGTACACCCCCTCGTCCGACGAGCCGTTCAAGCGCGAGCTCGGACACTTCCTCGAGTGCATCGACGGATCGGTAGAGCCGCGGACGCCGCCGGCGGAGTCGAAGGCGGACGTCGAACTCATCGCGGATCTCTTCAAAGCGTCCGATCGCGGAACCGAGCGCACCATCCGTCGATAGGCGCGAAATCCGTCGATAGGCGCGAATTTTGGCGGGAACCGATCGGCTGTCGCCCATCGGGTCCGACGGTCGTTCGCGCCGGAGACGACGATGCAAAGTGCACCGTCGCCGTCGACCGATGCAACGAAACGCGGCCCACAGTCGCCCGCGAACGTAGCGTCGGCCCGTTCGCTTACTCCCACTCCATCCAGGAGGGATCCTCACACCGGCGTCGACGATCGATACTATCGATGCGCTCGACGTCCGCCTCGTCGAGTTCGAGGTCGAGCGCGGCCAGGTTACTCCGAATGTGCTCGGGCGTCTTCGAGCGCGGGATCGGGACGACGCCGTCTTTCGACAGCAGCCAGGCCAGGCTGACCTGCGCTTCGCTGACGCCGTGTTTCTCGGCGACCGCCTGGATCTCGGGCTGGTCGAAGACGTCCCCCTGCGCGATCGGGGAGTAAGCGACGAAGTGGGCGTCGCGGTCCCGGACGGCCGCGCGGAGGTCCCGCTGTGGGAGGAGCGGGTGCATCTCGGCCTGGACGGCAGACGGCGACGTCTCGAGGAGATCGTCGGCGAGTTCCAGATCGGACGGCGTGTAGTTGCTCACGCCGACGCGGTCGACGACGCCCGCCGCGAGGAGGTCGTTGAACACGGGCAACACCGTCTCGATGTCGTCCCGACCGCGGGGCCAGTGGTGATAGAGGAGATCGATCGTCTCCACGCCGAGTCGCGAGAGACTCTCCTGAACGCCGGTCCGGACGTAGTCGGGCGTTTTTTCCGGTTCCTCGAAGTGAGCGATCTTGGTCGCGACGAATAGGTCGTCGCGATCGACGTCGGCGCGTTCGATGGCCTCGCCGACCTCCTCCTCGTTCCCGTACAGGCGGGCGGTATCGAGGTGGCGGTAGCCGGATTCGATCGCCGTGACGAGGGCGTCGATCCCGTCTTCGCTGGTGAGGCTGTACGTCCCGAAGCCGAGCCTAGCGGACTCTCGTTCGAGCATGGTCGGGGCTATGACGGACCCTCCCTTATACCTTCTCGTCTCGGTTAGCGTCGGCCGACGCGGTTGGAACGACGAGCGGTCGTCAGCGGGGCGCGGCTAGCACGGATCGCGGCGAGGCGTCGAACTCGTTTGCGAGATGAAAACGCTAGCTCGACGGACGGTACTCTGCATCGGATAGCGATCGGAATACGACCACTGCTGCCACGCTCATCGCCGCTCGTCACGCTCGTACGCCACTGCAGGGCCACCCGTTTGGAACCCGCAAACAAGCGTGAAATAACAGCGACGATTATGATAATCCGTGAAGTTGTCCTCCGATTCGAATCGCAATTCCCCCATTTGATTACACTCATATGATTGTAATCCATATAGGGGAGACATCTTATCAACACTCGCAACGGTACTCGAACCCGAATATCCGTTCGTAGCATTCAAACAGGCTATCTTCAGGTAAGAGTATCGTTCACGATACTTACGGCATCGAAGCCAGGAGGGTTCGGGATCGAGAGCGACTCCCGAAAACACATCGATAGAGGTGAGGGGTCGACGCGTAGAACCCGCGTTTTGAGTCCGTTCTCCGTCGATACTCGCCAGTTCTACTGCGAAACCGTGTCAGGCCGAGCAGAATTTCGCGCTCGCAGACGATATCCAAACCAGTCACGTTGTCGTTCCTGCGATTACGGCTGATGGATCGGTTTCCCGGGACGACGTGAACTCGAGGAACGGCAGCACCCGATAACCCGTTTGATGACTGCAAACAGATCCGTCTCCGACTAGCATCACTGGTGATGACGCCGGCGCGGCCGGTGACCCAGCAGGAGCGACCGTGACAGTTTGACGAGTCTACCCGTCGTAGGGCCCGCGGATAGCAACCGGTCCGGTCGAAGCGTTACAGTACCGGATCGGGAGCAAACGCCCCTCGGGCCCGGCATTATCCGTTTCAACGCACCGCGGGAGTGCCCAGGCGGGGGAAACGTTTTACGTCTCATGGACACATATCCAATCGTATGAAGTTCGGACTCATCGGGTGTGGGACCATCGCCCAGATTATGCACATCCCGAATATCGTCGAGCTACCTGACGCGGAACTCGAGGCACTGTGTGATCCCGCGGAAAACGTAACGGCTGCTCTCGGAGAACGATATAACGTCGCCCCCGACCGGCGCTACGTAGACCCCGATCGGCTGCTCGAAGAACAGGCGACGACTCTCGACGCGGTCGTCGTCACGACGCCGATGCAAACGCACGCGGATATCGTCGAGCAGGCGCTGACGGCCGGCGTGAACACGCTCGTCGAGAAACCGCTCGCAGTCACACCGGCTGAGGCCGATCAACTGGTCGAGGTCGCGGCGGAAAGCGACGCGACGGCGATGGTCGCGTACAACCGCCGATTCGAACCGGCCTACGAACGGTTGGGCCGCGAACTCTCGGAGGTCGAAACGATCGATGCCGTCACGGCCTACGCGGTCGACGCCGACTTTTCGCAGTCGCTGCCGGAGATTTACGACCTGGTCGAACCGGACCTCGATGCCGCGTTCATCGAGCAGAGTTCCGCCCGGCGGCGGGACCAGTGTAAGCAAGCCATCGACACCGACGACGACGGCCTGGCGGCGGGGTACGACTTCCAACTGGAACACGTCTGTCACGACGTCAACGCGCTTCGAGGGCTGTTCGGCGACGTCGCGTCCGTCGAGCACGTCGACTTCGTTCGCGACGGCCACTTCGGCACCGCGCACCTCGTCTTCGAGGGCGGCGAACGGTGCGTGCTTCAGACGGGCGATTCCGACCGACACTGGCACGAGCAGTTCCTTCGGATCGACGCCCCCGACCGTACGCTTCGACTCGAATTCGACAATCCGTTCGTCAAGTACAATTCGGCGACCGTCTCCGTTCGGCGAGGACGGGAGGAGACCGCCGATTGTCAGTACCGACCGACGCGCGAGGAGAGTTTCAAGCGCGAACTCGAGCAGTTCATCGCCTGCGTTCGCGACGAGGAACCGGTTCCGACCCCCTTCTCCGAGGCCCGCGACGACGTCGAACTCGTCGCGTCGCTGTTCACGCAGTACCAGGCTGACCGCGACGCCTGATCCGTTGCGTCTCCACACTCGTGGCTGTGACCGCTGTAATCGATCGGAGAGCAGCGTTCGATGTTCGATAACCAATTCGAAGCGAGTGGATCGCGGATTCGTGAGTTAGTCTTCGAACATCGAAGTTGCGGGAGATTGTGAGACGGCATCCTCGTAGCGGTTGCGGACCCGTTCGTTCGCGGACGAAAGGTGACTCGTATCCTTCCCGACGATGAGGTAGTCGAAGCCCTGTTCGACGCGCAGTTCGATGTCGTCGGGATCGACGACGAACGTTCCGACCGGAACGTCCGACTCGTCACCGGCGTCGACGACGCGGTCGATCGCAGCGGCCAGGCGATCGCTGTCCCACTCTCCGAAGATTCCGAGGTTGGCCGAGAGGTCCGCCGGCCCGACGAATACGGCGTCGATACCGTCGACCGCGGCGATGTCGCGGGCGTTTTCGAGCCCGGTTTGCGTTTCGATCTGGACGACCGTGGTGATCGTGCTATCGGCAGTTTCGACGTACCGCTGGAAGTCCTCGCCGTACTCGGCTGCGCGACCGGATGCGACACCCCGGATGCCGTCCGGGGGATACGTGACCGACCGAACGACCTGTCGGGCCTCCGCAGCCGTCTCGATCATCGGAACCATGACCCCCGCGACGCCGATATCCAAGACGCGCTTGATACGATCGGGGTCGTTCGAGGGAACGCGAACGATCGTCTCCGTCTCGCCGTCGGCGAGTTCGACGGCCCGCGACATGTTCTCGACCGTTTCGAGCGTCAGCGGCGTGTGTTCGGTGTCGATGAGGACGAAGTCGAATCCCTGCTTGGCCGTTACTTCGGCGACGGTGGGATGGCCGATCGAGAGCCACGCACCGGCGATGTTTGACTGGGTCTGAAATTTCTGTTTGAGCGTCGTCATGGGTTTCGGTGTTGCGTTCGAGACGCTCTCGCGACCGATCGACGGTCGTAGCCGTCGAAGCGGTCCGAAAGCGTGCCGTCAGTTAGCGCATGGTAGGCTTTGTGAATCAGACACAAATACTTACTCCCGAAAGCGAGTACGGACGTCGAACCGCGTCGACTCCGTGGAAACCGGTTCCATACTCGCAGCGCTATCGGAGCGCCTGGCGGGAGTGAGCGAGTCGGGTTCGATGGGGCCGAATAGTGCTCGGACCGAAGACGGAACCGTCGTTCCATCGGTCTTGAAATGCACTAGATAGGCCACGACCGCTGATAGAGATGGGCCGTCGACGACCGACACATTCGTTAATGAATTTAAATGGAAGAAACATAACACACCATATGTTTTATACTGAGGTACGTCTCATATATCACATATGCCAACTAGTGGCAGCGGAGATGATAATAGACACAGAGGCGCGAGTAGCGTGCGCTCGGCCCCCAATGCCCGATCGTCTCGTCGCCGATTCCTCACCGGCGTCGCGGGGACGGCGGCAGCGACCGGGATTGCGGGCTGTCTCGGCGGCGGTGGCAGCGACAACGACGTCAATATCATCGCCGTCGAGGGGGAAGGGCGACTCGTGCAGAATCTGATCGACGAGTACGTCGAAGCAGAAACGGAGCTGTCTATCGACGTTACGCTGTTCCCGTACGCGAACCTGTACGAGCGCGTCAACAGTGTCCTCACGACCGGCGGAACGGGATACGATGCGATCCTGATAGACGACACCTGGTTCCCGCAGTTCGCGACGTACTTCGATCCGCTCGAGCAGTGGCTCCCCGAGGGGCTCCCCGAAGACCAACTCATCGATACGACGGTCGACATCGCGACGTGGCCGACGCCGGATGCGCCGACCGTGCCGTCCGCGGAGGGGATGGACGAGACGGTTCGCGGCCAGGTCGTCGTCGGGAACACGCAGATGTTCGTCTACAACACGGCCTACTACGAGGAGGTCGGCGAGGACGAACCCCAGAACTGGGACGACGTCCTCCGTGCCGGCCAGCGGATCGACGACGAGATCGACGGCGCGAACGGGTACGTGATCCGCGGCCAGCGCGGCAATCCGATCGATACGAACTTCATGAGCCTCGGCAGGTCGCTCGCCGGGGACATGTTCGACGAGGACTGGCGGTACCAGTGGAACGACGGTCCCGGTGAAGAGGCGGTCCAATTCTTCGTCGAGGAGCTGAACTCGATCTCGCCGGACGGCGTCGCGTCGTTCGACAGCGACCAGGTGCTCAACCGGATCGGCGACGGCTCCGCCGCACAGGGGCTCGCCTGGCCGGCCGCGTCGTCGACGCTGCTCAACCCCGAGGACGCCGAGGAAGCGGACAACCTCGAATTCATCCCGATCCCGGAAGGCGACCGCCAGGCGCCGACGCAGGGCAACTGGATGCTGGGCATCAACGCGAACATCGCCGACGAGCGGAAGGAAGACGCCGGGGAAGTCATCCAAACGATCATCTCGAAGGAGGCGCAGGACCGCTACGTGGAACTCGGGGGCGTCCCCTTCCGCCACGACACGTTCGAGGATAACATGGACGCCGAGCCGTGGTACGAGGCGTTGTACGAGAGCCTGCAAAACGCCGTTCCGCGTCCGCGGACCCCCCTCTGGAACGAGATCGACATCACCCAGGGAGAGTACCTCAATAGTGCGCTCACTGGCGAGATCGACCCGTCGGACGCGCTCGACGAAATCGAGAACGACGTGGAATCGATACTCGGCGGCGCGGACTACTACTAAATGACACCGAGACCATCGAACAATGGCTACTGAGACAGGAACGGACGTCCGTCCGACGGCCGACCTCGAGGAACAGTTAGGAGCGGAGCAATCGCTCCGGGAGCGAACGCTGCTGTGGATCGACGAGCGGCTGAAGTGGCTCATGACGCTCCCGGCCGTGTTCCTCCTCTTCGCGCTGACGTTTTACCCGCTCGTCCGTGCGGTCCAGATGTCCACGCAGCGATACCAGCCAGGCGGACGGACGGTCTTCGTCGGCGTGGAGAACTACATCAACCTGTTGAACAACGGGGCGTTTCTCCAATCCCTGTGGGTGACCGGCAAGTTCATCGGCCTGGCGGTGACGATCGAGTTCCTGCTGGGGTTCGCGATCGCGATCGCGCTGAACAAGAAGATCAAGCTCCGCGGGCTCTGGCAGACGATGATACTGGTGCCGATGATCCTCTCGCCGACGGTCATCGGGCTGATCTGGCGGCTCATGTACACGCCCGACGGACTGTTGGACTACATGGCGATGCCGTTGGTCGGCGGGAACGTCGGCTGGATCAGCGATCCCGGCGTCGCGCTGTACGCCGTCGTGCTGACCGACGTCTGGCAGTGGACGCCGTTGGTCGTGCTGGTCATCTTCGCGGGATTGCAGTCAGTGCCGTCTCACATCCAGGAAGCGGCGGTTATGGACGGCGCGTCACGATGGCGACGGTTCGTCGATATCGTGTTCCCGTACCTGAAGTCGCTGATCGTCCTCGTGCTGATCATCCGCGTCGTCGACGCCCTGCGCGTGTTCGCCAAGGTGTACATCCTGACGCGCGGTGGGCCGTCGAACGCGACGAACGTGATCAGCATGGAGATGTACCGGACCGCGTTCCGGTTCAACAACTTCGGCGAGGCCTCGGCCATGGCGATCTCGCTGCTGGCCGTCGTGCTCGTCCTGGCGATGAGCTTCGTCAAAATCGCTAACATCGAGTTCTAACAATGGCAACGGAATCACAACCACAATCGAAACCGGAGGTTCCGATCGCGGAGCCGTCCCGAATCGAACGATGGCACGAACAACTGGTCGAGAAGGGGATCGGCAAGGCGGTCGTCTACGGCCTGCTCGGCGTCTTCCTCCTCTGGACGCTGTTCCCGATCTACTGGCTCGTCTCCGGCGCGCTCAAGTCCCGACAGTCGCTGCTGTCGCTCCCGCCGACCTGGATCCCGACCGAATTCCGGGTCGGAAATTTCGTCGAATTGTTCGTCCAGCGGCCGGAGTTCGCCCAGTACATCGTCAACAGCGTCGTCGTCACGGTCGTCACGACTGTCGTCGCGACGACAATTGGCGCCGCGGCGGCGTACGGGTTCGTCTCCTTCGAGTTCCCGTACAATCTGGACTTTCACCTCCCGTTCTACATCCTCTCGACCCGGTTCATGCCGCCGATCGTCACCATCATTCCGCTGTTCGTCATCTTCCGGAACATCCAGCTGGTAAACACGCTGTACGGCCTGATCTGCGTGTACGTGATGTTCAACATCCCCTTCGCCGTGTGGATGATGAAGGGGTTCTTCGAGGAGGTGCCGGATAGCCTGGTGGAGTCGGCGATGCTCGACGGCCACACGCACCTCGGGGCGTTCTTCAAGATCGTCCTGCCACTGGTGAAGCCAGGCCTCCTCGCGTCGGCGATCTTCACGACGATCATCACCTGGAACGAGCTCCTCTTCGCCATCATCCTGACGCAGGATGTCGCCGCGATGACGCTTCCGGTCGGCCTCTCGTCGTTCGTCACGAAGTACTCGGTGCAGTGGATCAACGTCAGCGTCGCGGGAACGATCGCGCTCGTTCCGGTCCTCGTGTTCGCGTTCGTGGCGCGCCAGGAACTGGTTCGCGGCTTCAGTATGGGGGCGGTCGGCAAATGAACGCGATCGACGACGAACGGGGCAGACGGATCGGACGGATCGAAAACGAACGCGCACAGCGACTCACGGAGGAATACGCCAATGGTTAACGTCGAATACGACGCAGTCGAGAAACGGTACGGAGACACGATCGCGGTCAAGGACATCGACCTCACCGTCGAGGACGGCGAGTTCGCCATCCTCCTCGGCCCGAGCGGA
This is a stretch of genomic DNA from Natrinema salifodinae. It encodes these proteins:
- a CDS encoding Gfo/Idh/MocA family protein, with translation MTLRVGFIGYGFMGQAHANALARLPMFFSEAPDTERHVLCGRDEERVAAAADRFGFTHTTNDWEALVDKVDVLYNLGPNDLHAEPTIAALENDVHVLCEKPLAGSLAEAEKMVEAARDSDAVAACAFNYRYVPALRLAKELIESGELGEIRHFRGRYLVDWQADPEHPWTWRNDADRAGYGQVGDVGSHTIDLARWLVDDIVDISGRLATFVEERPDPNGDGRRPVTTDDAYLATASFDSGAIGVFEGSSVASGHKATNAVEIIGSEGAIRFDLERLNELEVYDADRRGYERVLVTDEDDPYGDRWWPAGHAIGWEHTVVHENYEFLRTIDGERADVPTFADGLAVQRVVDAVTRSDEQRTHVAVESTR
- a CDS encoding Gfo/Idh/MocA family protein, whose translation is MKLGVIGVGAIAQIMHVPYLAELPEADIHAIADPGENVVETFGDRYDVPHRYTESAALIEERADELDGVVVTTPMHTHAEVAVAALDADLHTFVEKPVAVTPEDAQAVVDAAEETDAVCMVGYMKRFDPGFRRFQSEVADLSEIDLVTSVVIPPNVGAVIDENYDIVYADLDEGFIAESNAKRRQQVEAAIGTDDETLARAYEYHLESICHDVNALRSVFGTVEAIDHVDVFKEWKYVTAQLRYEGDRRCLLESGATDRKWYDERIRVDAPEGSASIEFSNAFIRNTPSDVRTKIGTDETTETRYTPSSDEPFKRELGHFLECIDGSVEPRTPPAESKADVELIADLFKASDRGTERTIRR
- a CDS encoding aldo/keto reductase, which produces MLERESARLGFGTYSLTSEDGIDALVTAIESGYRHLDTARLYGNEEEVGEAIERADVDRDDLFVATKIAHFEEPEKTPDYVRTGVQESLSRLGVETIDLLYHHWPRGRDDIETVLPVFNDLLAAGVVDRVGVSNYTPSDLELADDLLETSPSAVQAEMHPLLPQRDLRAAVRDRDAHFVAYSPIAQGDVFDQPEIQAVAEKHGVSEAQVSLAWLLSKDGVVPIPRSKTPEHIRSNLAALDLELDEADVERIDSIDRRRRCEDPSWMEWE
- a CDS encoding Gfo/Idh/MocA family protein; translated protein: MKFGLIGCGTIAQIMHIPNIVELPDAELEALCDPAENVTAALGERYNVAPDRRYVDPDRLLEEQATTLDAVVVTTPMQTHADIVEQALTAGVNTLVEKPLAVTPAEADQLVEVAAESDATAMVAYNRRFEPAYERLGRELSEVETIDAVTAYAVDADFSQSLPEIYDLVEPDLDAAFIEQSSARRRDQCKQAIDTDDDGLAAGYDFQLEHVCHDVNALRGLFGDVASVEHVDFVRDGHFGTAHLVFEGGERCVLQTGDSDRHWHEQFLRIDAPDRTLRLEFDNPFVKYNSATVSVRRGREETADCQYRPTREESFKRELEQFIACVRDEEPVPTPFSEARDDVELVASLFTQYQADRDA
- a CDS encoding HpcH/HpaI aldolase family protein, with the protein product MTTLKQKFQTQSNIAGAWLSIGHPTVAEVTAKQGFDFVLIDTEHTPLTLETVENMSRAVELADGETETIVRVPSNDPDRIKRVLDIGVAGVMVPMIETAAEARQVVRSVTYPPDGIRGVASGRAAEYGEDFQRYVETADSTITTVVQIETQTGLENARDIAAVDGIDAVFVGPADLSANLGIFGEWDSDRLAAAIDRVVDAGDESDVPVGTFVVDPDDIELRVEQGFDYLIVGKDTSHLSSANERVRNRYEDAVSQSPATSMFED
- a CDS encoding extracellular solute-binding protein, which codes for MPTSGSGDDNRHRGASSVRSAPNARSSRRRFLTGVAGTAAATGIAGCLGGGGSDNDVNIIAVEGEGRLVQNLIDEYVEAETELSIDVTLFPYANLYERVNSVLTTGGTGYDAILIDDTWFPQFATYFDPLEQWLPEGLPEDQLIDTTVDIATWPTPDAPTVPSAEGMDETVRGQVVVGNTQMFVYNTAYYEEVGEDEPQNWDDVLRAGQRIDDEIDGANGYVIRGQRGNPIDTNFMSLGRSLAGDMFDEDWRYQWNDGPGEEAVQFFVEELNSISPDGVASFDSDQVLNRIGDGSAAQGLAWPAASSTLLNPEDAEEADNLEFIPIPEGDRQAPTQGNWMLGINANIADERKEDAGEVIQTIISKEAQDRYVELGGVPFRHDTFEDNMDAEPWYEALYESLQNAVPRPRTPLWNEIDITQGEYLNSALTGEIDPSDALDEIENDVESILGGADYY
- a CDS encoding carbohydrate ABC transporter permease, whose product is MATETGTDVRPTADLEEQLGAEQSLRERTLLWIDERLKWLMTLPAVFLLFALTFYPLVRAVQMSTQRYQPGGRTVFVGVENYINLLNNGAFLQSLWVTGKFIGLAVTIEFLLGFAIAIALNKKIKLRGLWQTMILVPMILSPTVIGLIWRLMYTPDGLLDYMAMPLVGGNVGWISDPGVALYAVVLTDVWQWTPLVVLVIFAGLQSVPSHIQEAAVMDGASRWRRFVDIVFPYLKSLIVLVLIIRVVDALRVFAKVYILTRGGPSNATNVISMEMYRTAFRFNNFGEASAMAISLLAVVLVLAMSFVKIANIEF
- a CDS encoding carbohydrate ABC transporter permease, whose protein sequence is MATESQPQSKPEVPIAEPSRIERWHEQLVEKGIGKAVVYGLLGVFLLWTLFPIYWLVSGALKSRQSLLSLPPTWIPTEFRVGNFVELFVQRPEFAQYIVNSVVVTVVTTVVATTIGAAAAYGFVSFEFPYNLDFHLPFYILSTRFMPPIVTIIPLFVIFRNIQLVNTLYGLICVYVMFNIPFAVWMMKGFFEEVPDSLVESAMLDGHTHLGAFFKIVLPLVKPGLLASAIFTTIITWNELLFAIILTQDVAAMTLPVGLSSFVTKYSVQWINVSVAGTIALVPVLVFAFVARQELVRGFSMGAVGK